The Deinococcus apachensis DSM 19763 genome has a segment encoding these proteins:
- a CDS encoding globin, with the protein MTAPLTLTEGGNLYDRIGPEALAALVTRFYTRVGAHPDLAPIFPADLTRTAEKQLAFLTGFTGGPPLYHQRFGHPRLRARHLPFPITPTRARAWLACMNAALRETPEIGEAEARELYAALSRVAAYMVNTPEEGEPNLDNS; encoded by the coding sequence ATGACCGCTCCCCTGACGCTCACCGAGGGCGGCAACCTCTACGACCGCATCGGCCCGGAGGCGCTCGCCGCCCTGGTGACCCGCTTCTACACCCGCGTGGGCGCCCACCCCGACCTGGCGCCCATCTTCCCTGCTGACCTGACCCGCACCGCCGAGAAGCAGCTCGCGTTCCTGACGGGCTTCACGGGCGGGCCTCCCCTGTACCACCAGCGCTTCGGGCATCCCCGGCTGCGTGCCCGGCACCTGCCCTTTCCCATCACGCCCACCCGGGCGCGGGCCTGGCTCGCCTGCATGAACGCCGCCCTGCGCGAGACGCCCGAGATCGGGGAGGCCGAAGCGCGCGAGCTGTACGCCGCCCTCTCCCGGGTGGCCGCCTACATGGTGAACACGCCGGAGGAAGGGGAGCCGAACCTGGACAACTCTTGA
- a CDS encoding bifunctional 3-deoxy-7-phosphoheptulonate synthase/chorismate mutase has protein sequence MTSSQRSIDELRAEVDAINRDLLTLLSRRGEVVAQIGRAKSLEGRPQHYDPAREEQQLRDLEGLNKGPFTNAAVKAIFKEIFRASLDLEESNDKKQLLVSRKVQPTDTMLDIDGVRIGGDAPPVIVAGPCSIESAEQMEETARFLAGRGVKILRGGAYKPRTSPYGFQGMGVDGLIIGGRAARENGMLFVTEVMDTRDVEVVAEHADILQVGARNMHNFALLREVGRARRPVLLKRGLSATIEEWLYAAEYILSEGNPEVILCERGIRTFEKWTRNTLDLSAVALAKQETHLPVIVDVTHAAGRRDLLIPLAKAALAVGADGIHVEVHPNPATALSDNEQQLDFAGYDRFLNALAPLLKVPATV, from the coding sequence ATGACCTCTTCCCAACGCAGCATTGACGAGCTTCGCGCGGAAGTCGATGCGATCAACCGCGACCTGCTCACCCTGCTCTCCCGCCGCGGCGAGGTTGTCGCCCAGATCGGGCGCGCCAAGTCGCTCGAGGGCCGTCCCCAGCACTACGACCCCGCCCGCGAGGAGCAGCAGCTCCGCGACCTGGAGGGCCTGAACAAGGGACCCTTCACGAACGCCGCCGTCAAGGCGATCTTCAAGGAAATCTTCCGGGCCAGCCTGGACCTGGAGGAGAGCAACGACAAGAAGCAACTCCTCGTCTCGCGCAAGGTGCAGCCCACCGACACCATGCTCGATATCGACGGCGTGCGGATCGGCGGCGACGCGCCCCCCGTGATCGTGGCGGGGCCGTGCTCCATCGAGTCGGCGGAGCAGATGGAGGAGACGGCCCGTTTCCTGGCCGGGCGCGGCGTCAAAATTCTGCGGGGCGGCGCCTACAAGCCCCGCACCAGCCCCTACGGCTTTCAGGGGATGGGCGTGGACGGCCTGATCATCGGCGGCCGGGCGGCCCGCGAGAACGGGATGCTCTTTGTCACGGAAGTGATGGACACCCGCGACGTGGAGGTCGTGGCCGAACACGCCGACATCCTGCAGGTGGGTGCGCGCAACATGCACAACTTCGCCCTGCTGCGCGAGGTGGGCCGCGCCCGCCGCCCGGTGCTCCTCAAGCGCGGGCTCTCGGCCACCATCGAGGAGTGGCTCTACGCCGCCGAGTACATCCTCTCGGAGGGCAACCCCGAGGTCATCCTGTGTGAGCGCGGCATCCGCACCTTCGAGAAGTGGACGCGCAACACGCTCGACCTCTCGGCGGTGGCCCTCGCCAAGCAGGAGACGCACCTCCCCGTCATCGTGGACGTGACGCACGCCGCCGGGCGCCGCGACCTGCTCATCCCCCTCGCCAAGGCCGCCCTCGCGGTCGGCGCCGACGGCATCCATGTCGAGGTCCACCCCAACCCCGCCACGGCGCTTTCCGACAACGAGCAGCAACTCGACTTCGCCGGGTACGACCGCTTCCTGAATGCTCTGGCGCCCCTGCTGAAGGTGCCCGCGACGGTGTAA
- a CDS encoding PAS domain S-box protein, which translates to MPELLSVGAFDLLDDLPLPAYVSTLDAAVVFTNRALADLSGLPVQALLGDGLAALIHPGDRLAALKAWTRAWARGEATEHEVRLRTAGGEDRWYCVQSRPRNREGQRTVISTCQDIHALKCVEDRAGKLQRITAALAGARDVADVLAVLPEVARALAAPRASVSVLRAGGTELHLIGSVGYPGGSLEGFRVLPSDLSLPATDVIRTGAPLSLPFEVLAARYPHLAGRLGEHTRDLILLPLIAKGHPVGVLTLGFLEPHDSGDAERTFMLTLAGLLAQALERARLHEEERAAQARERALLDAAPVLMWTSRPGEDTTRFNRTWAEYTGLDVALTGEAWQGTIHPDDLAAVQEARERGLAAGETYACDVRLRRRDGAYRWHHVTVRPFQGDEWLGLATEVHEWYEAEKRLHLTLEASGLGVWTLDVATGIVTRTPETQRLLGLGEAVAPISTFFARVHEEDLPAVEAAFARAVELGGPESFRIEHRFFRGDGIKIWVEQLTRVERGEDGEARRLLGVTADITARKQAETRLTLLAGAGETLAQDLDMRETLTRLTTLAVPRLADWCAVYLPQPDGSLRPQAYAHRSPDKARLAEKYLAAFPQRVDDPGAVSKVFRENVPVLLPQVTDEMLGALPIPDEQRALLRAFGFGSSLLVPLAVRGRVLGTLSLALHGSGRTFTADDVPFAQELARRAALALENARLYAQARDLNADLEGRVAERTAELEARNRALEAFAELSRDLAAEPDPATLVGRAQEILVSLLPSGASTYYEPGRDRWGLRSYRGEFRNPALLPALRRGLPRGTTPNIDRPFDTGAPYYQGRYDPATVPAATEMVREIGATASLPVLVGGRPRGVLVVGTYEARPWTPEERALLETVARSLGLALERADALRELQRERTFLSALLDSLSEGIVACDASGHLTLFNRATRELHGLPETPLPPEGWAEHYDLYRADGETRLPTAETPLYRAFQGEHIRDAEMVIRPRQGEARTVLSVGSPIIAAGGERLGAVAAMRDVTERYRAEAALREANENLRRSNRELEQFAYIASHDLQTPARAVTSFAELLELRYGDRLDERGHAYLRQIVRGGQRMKRLVDDLLAFSRLNTQQRPLEPVDGAAVLAEVLDLLAPDLEATGGEVASGPLPTVRADEGQLSRLLVNLIGNALKYHRQGVAPRVHVSAERDGRMWRFAVADNGVGIERRYLEQVFEPFKRLHAQDQVEGSGLGLAVSRKIVERHGGRLWLESTPGEGSTFFFTLPDVGSSGAGEASGPGI; encoded by the coding sequence ATGCCCGAGTTGCTCTCCGTGGGTGCCTTCGACCTGCTCGACGACCTGCCCCTCCCGGCCTATGTCAGCACCCTAGATGCCGCCGTCGTCTTCACCAACCGTGCCCTCGCCGATCTGAGCGGGCTTCCCGTCCAGGCGCTGCTGGGAGACGGCCTGGCGGCCCTCATTCACCCCGGGGACCGGTTGGCGGCCCTGAAGGCCTGGACGCGTGCCTGGGCCAGGGGGGAAGCCACCGAACACGAGGTTCGGCTGCGGACGGCGGGCGGGGAGGACCGCTGGTACTGCGTTCAGAGCCGCCCCCGAAACCGGGAAGGACAGCGCACGGTCATCAGCACCTGCCAGGATATCCACGCCCTGAAGTGCGTCGAGGACCGCGCGGGGAAGCTTCAGCGCATCACCGCCGCCCTCGCGGGGGCGCGGGACGTGGCGGACGTCCTCGCGGTGCTCCCGGAGGTCGCCCGCGCCCTCGCGGCTCCCCGGGCAAGCGTGTCCGTCCTGCGCGCCGGGGGAACTGAGCTGCACCTGATCGGCTCGGTCGGCTACCCGGGGGGGAGCCTGGAGGGCTTCCGGGTGCTTCCCAGCGACCTCTCTCTCCCCGCGACGGACGTGATTCGCACCGGGGCGCCCCTCTCCCTACCCTTCGAGGTCCTCGCGGCGCGTTACCCGCATCTGGCGGGCAGGCTCGGTGAGCACACCCGCGACCTGATCCTGCTTCCGCTGATCGCAAAGGGCCACCCGGTGGGCGTCCTCACGCTGGGCTTTCTGGAACCGCACGATTCCGGGGACGCCGAGCGCACCTTCATGCTCACGCTCGCCGGGCTGCTCGCGCAGGCCCTGGAACGCGCCCGCCTGCACGAGGAGGAACGCGCCGCGCAGGCGAGGGAGCGCGCCCTGCTGGACGCCGCGCCCGTCCTGATGTGGACCTCGCGCCCCGGGGAGGACACCACGCGCTTCAACCGCACCTGGGCCGAGTACACCGGGCTGGACGTGGCCCTGACGGGGGAGGCCTGGCAGGGGACCATCCACCCGGACGATCTCGCGGCCGTGCAGGAGGCGCGCGAACGGGGCTTGGCCGCCGGGGAAACCTACGCCTGCGACGTGCGGCTGCGCCGCCGGGACGGCGCGTACCGCTGGCACCACGTCACCGTCCGGCCCTTCCAGGGGGACGAGTGGCTGGGGCTCGCCACCGAGGTCCACGAGTGGTACGAGGCGGAGAAGCGGCTGCACCTGACCCTGGAGGCGAGCGGGCTGGGCGTGTGGACCCTGGACGTGGCAACCGGGATCGTCACCCGCACCCCCGAGACCCAGCGCCTCCTGGGCCTCGGGGAGGCGGTCGCGCCCATCTCGACCTTCTTCGCCCGGGTGCATGAGGAGGACCTCCCGGCCGTCGAGGCGGCGTTCGCGCGGGCCGTGGAGCTGGGTGGGCCGGAGAGCTTCCGCATAGAGCACCGCTTCTTCCGGGGGGACGGCATCAAGATCTGGGTGGAGCAGCTCACCCGGGTCGAGCGGGGTGAGGATGGCGAGGCCCGTCGTCTGCTGGGGGTCACGGCGGACATCACCGCGCGCAAGCAGGCCGAAACCCGGCTCACCCTGCTCGCTGGCGCGGGCGAGACGCTCGCACAGGACCTCGACATGCGCGAGACCCTGACGCGCCTCACCACGCTCGCCGTGCCCCGCCTCGCCGACTGGTGCGCCGTGTACCTCCCGCAGCCGGACGGCAGCCTGCGTCCCCAGGCCTACGCGCACCGCTCCCCGGACAAGGCGCGGCTGGCCGAGAAGTACCTCGCCGCCTTCCCGCAGCGGGTGGACGACCCCGGCGCAGTGTCCAAGGTGTTCCGCGAGAACGTGCCCGTGCTGCTGCCCCAGGTCACCGACGAGATGCTGGGTGCCCTGCCCATCCCGGACGAGCAGCGCGCGCTCCTGAGGGCCTTCGGCTTTGGCTCGTCGCTGCTGGTGCCGCTGGCGGTTCGCGGGCGGGTGCTGGGCACCCTGAGCCTCGCCCTCCACGGCTCGGGCCGCACCTTTACCGCGGACGACGTGCCCTTCGCGCAGGAACTCGCCCGCCGCGCGGCCCTCGCGCTGGAAAACGCCCGGCTCTACGCCCAGGCCCGCGACCTGAACGCCGACCTGGAGGGCCGGGTGGCCGAGCGCACCGCCGAGCTGGAGGCGCGCAACCGGGCGCTGGAGGCCTTTGCGGAGCTGTCGCGCGACCTCGCCGCCGAGCCCGATCCCGCCACGCTGGTGGGCCGCGCGCAGGAAATCCTGGTGTCCCTGCTCCCCAGCGGGGCGAGCACCTACTACGAGCCGGGGAGGGACCGTTGGGGGCTGCGCTCCTACCGGGGCGAATTCCGCAACCCGGCGCTGCTCCCCGCCCTGCGGCGCGGCCTGCCCCGCGGCACGACGCCCAACATCGACCGGCCCTTCGACACTGGGGCGCCCTACTACCAGGGCCGCTACGACCCCGCGACGGTGCCTGCGGCGACCGAGATGGTGCGCGAGATCGGCGCGACGGCCAGCCTGCCCGTCTTGGTGGGGGGAAGGCCGCGCGGGGTGCTCGTCGTGGGCACGTACGAGGCGCGGCCCTGGACCCCCGAGGAGCGCGCGCTGCTGGAGACGGTGGCCCGGTCCCTGGGGCTCGCGCTGGAGCGGGCGGACGCTCTGCGGGAGTTGCAGCGCGAGCGGACCTTTCTCTCGGCGCTCCTCGACAGCCTCTCCGAGGGGATCGTCGCGTGCGACGCCTCGGGGCACCTCACCCTGTTCAACCGCGCGACGCGCGAGCTCCACGGCCTGCCCGAGACCCCGCTGCCGCCAGAGGGGTGGGCGGAGCATTACGACCTGTACCGCGCGGACGGCGAGACACGGCTGCCGACCGCTGAGACCCCGCTGTACCGGGCCTTTCAGGGCGAGCATATCCGGGACGCGGAGATGGTGATCAGGCCCCGGCAGGGCGAGGCCCGCACCGTGCTGAGTGTCGGCTCCCCCATCATCGCAGCCGGGGGCGAGAGGCTGGGGGCGGTGGCCGCCATGCGTGACGTGACAGAGCGTTACCGGGCCGAGGCGGCGCTGCGCGAGGCGAACGAGAACCTGCGCCGCTCCAACCGGGAGCTGGAGCAGTTCGCCTACATCGCCAGCCACGACCTCCAGACCCCCGCCCGCGCGGTGACGAGCTTCGCCGAACTCTTGGAGCTGCGCTACGGGGATCGGCTCGACGAGCGCGGGCACGCCTATCTGCGCCAGATCGTGCGCGGCGGGCAGCGCATGAAGCGCCTGGTGGACGATCTGCTCGCCTTTTCCCGCCTGAACACCCAGCAGCGGCCCCTGGAGCCGGTGGACGGCGCTGCCGTGCTGGCCGAGGTGCTGGACCTGCTCGCCCCCGACCTGGAGGCGACGGGTGGGGAGGTGGCCTCCGGGCCGCTGCCCACCGTGCGGGCCGATGAGGGTCAGCTCTCGCGGCTGCTCGTCAACCTGATTGGGAACGCGCTGAAGTACCACCGCCAGGGGGTGGCACCCCGAGTCCACGTCAGCGCCGAGCGGGACGGGCGGATGTGGCGCTTCGCCGTCGCCGACAACGGCGTCGGGATCGAGCGCCGCTACCTGGAGCAGGTCTTCGAGCCGTTCAAGCGCCTGCACGCGCAGGATCAGGTCGAGGGCAGCGGTCTGGGGCTGGCCGTGAGCCGCAAGATCGTCGAGCGTCACGGCGGACGGCTGTGGCTGGAAAGCACCCCGGGTGAGGGCTCGACGTTCTTCTTCACCCTGCCGGACGTGGGGTCTTCGGGAGCCGGGGAAGCGTCAGGACCAGGTATCTGA
- a CDS encoding virginiamycin B lyase family protein — MRTPFFLHALALTLALAACAPTLSSPPVAVSSRASPVYAARGSQPGPQVVMTEYDLPTPNALPGGLVVGGDGAIWFHETGANRIGRITAGGQVTEYPIPTPESTEPRQGFVGVAPDGAVWFTESAADRLGRISMDGRVSEVRVPTYNSSPLGVAAGPDGAMWFSQWASGKVGRVAPDGAVSEIALPEYLARPVGPAVATDGALWFRVRDLKAGAWALLRMTADGKYTLFPVGLGPEDKPIVPLRMTAAADGTMWFAGSNASVIGRVTADGQISFFPAPGMNPISVAVGPDGAVWFTGYNSHEIGRMTPDGRLTRYPILTPQGRPYHLVLGPDRALWFTLMDAGKIGRLEVSGGG, encoded by the coding sequence ATGCGCACCCCCTTCTTCCTGCACGCCCTCGCCCTGACATTGGCCCTCGCCGCTTGCGCGCCCACCCTGTCGAGCCCCCCGGTCGCCGTCTCCTCGCGCGCCTCACCCGTCTACGCCGCGCGGGGCAGCCAGCCCGGCCCGCAGGTTGTCATGACCGAGTACGACCTACCCACCCCGAACGCCCTGCCCGGCGGCCTCGTGGTCGGGGGCGACGGAGCGATCTGGTTTCACGAGACGGGGGCGAACCGGATCGGGCGGATCACGGCCGGGGGGCAGGTCACCGAGTACCCCATCCCCACCCCCGAGAGCACCGAGCCCCGGCAGGGCTTCGTGGGCGTGGCCCCCGACGGTGCGGTCTGGTTTACCGAGTCCGCCGCCGACCGCCTGGGCCGCATCAGCATGGACGGCCGGGTGAGCGAGGTTCGCGTCCCCACGTACAACAGCTCTCCGCTGGGGGTCGCCGCCGGGCCGGACGGGGCGATGTGGTTCTCCCAGTGGGCCAGCGGCAAGGTCGGCCGGGTGGCGCCCGACGGGGCGGTCAGCGAGATCGCGCTCCCCGAGTACCTGGCACGTCCGGTGGGACCCGCCGTGGCGACAGACGGTGCGCTGTGGTTCCGGGTGCGAGACCTGAAGGCGGGGGCGTGGGCCCTGCTGCGGATGACGGCCGACGGGAAGTACACCCTGTTCCCGGTGGGCCTGGGCCCGGAGGACAAGCCCATCGTCCCGCTGCGGATGACGGCCGCCGCGGACGGGACGATGTGGTTCGCGGGCTCGAACGCCTCGGTGATCGGGCGGGTGACGGCGGACGGCCAGATCAGCTTCTTCCCAGCCCCCGGCATGAACCCCATCAGCGTGGCGGTCGGTCCCGACGGCGCGGTGTGGTTCACGGGGTACAACTCCCACGAGATCGGGCGCATGACGCCGGACGGCAGGCTCACCCGCTACCCCATCCTGACTCCGCAGGGCCGGCCGTACCACCTCGTCCTCGGGCCGGACCGGGCGCTGTGGTTCACCCTGATGGACGCGGGCAAGATCGGGCGGCTGGAGGTGAGTGGCGGCGGCTGA
- a CDS encoding YczE/YyaS/YitT family protein has product MPRPAPLAPLTRLPLLGRYALLVFGLFLYGLSLRLMLDARVGLAPWEAFHLGVTHHLPLSIGMVSVLTGVLIVTFTALRLRERIGPGTVINVVLIGVFLDLLGPLVPDPATVLGRWVQFVLGVALLGFATGTYVAAGLGAGPRDGLILGLSRRTGWDVARVRTGIELVVLALGWLLGGLVGWGTLVFALGSGPAMGLGMALYGLRRGAKRETAPVPAPAAR; this is encoded by the coding sequence GTGCCTCGCCCGGCCCCCCTCGCGCCCCTGACCCGTCTGCCCCTGCTGGGGCGGTACGCGCTGCTCGTCTTCGGCCTCTTCCTGTACGGCCTGAGCCTGCGCCTGATGCTCGACGCGCGGGTGGGCCTGGCCCCCTGGGAGGCCTTTCACCTCGGCGTGACCCATCACCTGCCCCTGAGCATCGGGATGGTCAGCGTGCTGACGGGCGTGCTCATCGTGACCTTCACGGCGCTGCGGCTGCGCGAGCGCATCGGCCCGGGGACGGTGATCAACGTCGTGCTGATCGGCGTGTTCCTCGACCTGCTGGGACCGCTGGTGCCCGACCCGGCGACCGTCCTGGGCCGCTGGGTGCAGTTTGTCCTCGGCGTGGCGCTGCTGGGCTTCGCCACCGGAACCTACGTGGCGGCGGGTCTGGGGGCCGGACCGCGGGACGGCCTGATCCTGGGACTGAGCCGCCGGACCGGCTGGGACGTGGCGCGCGTCCGCACCGGGATCGAACTCGTCGTGCTGGCGCTGGGCTGGCTTCTGGGCGGCCTGGTCGGGTGGGGCACGCTGGTGTTCGCGCTGGGGAGTGGCCCGGCGATGGGTCTGGGCATGGCGCTGTACGGCCTGCGGCGCGGCGCCAAACGGGAAACGGCCCCGGTCCCCGCCCCCGCCGCGCGCTAG